gggtttccccatgttacccaggctggtctcgaactcctgaacttgagcaatcctcccacctcatcctcctgaagtgctgggattataggccagcctttttttttttaaagtaagtattTTCAAGCGATAGGTCAATAATCTCTAGTCTGGTTTTGTAGCACTTCAAAACAATAACCcctggcccggcgcggtggctcacacctgtaatcccagcactgtgggaggccaaggcgggcagatcactacaggtcagaagttcgagacaagcctgggcaacatggtgaaaccccatctctactaaaaatataaaacattagccaggtatggtggtgcacacctataatcccagatacttgggaggctgagacaggagaatcattctaacccgggaggcggcagttgcagtgagccgagattgtgccactgcactccaacctgggtgacaaaaaaaaaaaaaattcaaaacaataacTCCTAATGATTTCAAAGGGTAAAATGAAAATTCCCAAAGGAAAAACAACTCAAACCCATTGTGAAGTGTTAGTTTACTCCAGGGCACCAGCACCATCTGGGCCAGGTAATTCTCTGCTGGGCTTGGGCACCTGTCCTAGGCACTGTAGGGAGCTGAGCGGCAGCCCTGGCCCCACCAGCACCCCCCTGTGAGAGCCCCCACGTCCCCAGAGACTGCCAGTGTCTGCAGGCTGAGACCCCCATGGCCCGCTGCATAGAGAACTTCCAGGAGCACAGTGACACGGGGCGGGTGACGGGACCCTCCCCACTGGCGGCAGAGCTGGGGTGACACGGGGCGGGTGACGGGACCCTCCCCACTGGCAGCAAAGCCGGGGTGACACGGGGCGGGTGACGGGACCCTCCCCACTGGCGGCAGAGCCGGGGTGACACGGGGCGGGTGACGAGACCCTCCCCACTGGCAGCAAAGCCGGGGTGACACGGGGCGGGTGACGGGACCCTCCCCACTGGCGGCAGAGCCGGGGTGACACGGGGCGGGTGACGGGACCCTCCCCACTGGCAGCAAAGCCGGGGTGACACGGGGCAGGTGACGGGACCCTCCCCACTGGCGGCAGAGCCGGGGTGACACGGGGCGGGTGACGGGACCCTCCCCACTGGCGGCAGAGCCGGGGTGACACGGGGCGGGTGACGGGACCCTCCCCACTGGCGGCAGAGCCGGGGTGACACGGGGCGGGTGACGAGACCCTCCCCACTGGCGGCAAAGCCGGGGTGACACGGGGCGGGTGACGGGACCCTCTCCACTGGCGGCAGAGCCGGGGTGACACGGGGCGGGTGACAGGACCCTCCCCACTGGCGGCAAAGCCGGGGTGACACGGGGCGGGTGACGAGACCCTCCCCACTGGCGGCAAAGCCGGGGTGACACGGGGCGGGTGACGGGACCCTCCCCACTGGCGGCAGAGCCAGGGTGACACAGGGCGGGTGACAGGACCCTCCCCACTGGCGGCAGAGCCGGGGTGACACGGGGCGGGTGACGAGACCCTCCCCACTGGCGGCAGAGCCAGGGTGACACGGGGCGGGTGACAGGACCCTCCCCACTGGCGGCAAAGCCGGGGTGACACGGGGCGGGTGACGGGACCCTCCCCACTGGCGGCAGAGCCGGGGTGACACGGGGCGGGTGACGGGACCCTCCCCACTGGCGGCAGAGCCGGGGTGACACGGGGCGGGTGACGAGACCCTCCCCACTGGCGGCAGAGCCGGGGTGACACAGGGCGGGTGACGGGACCCTCCCCACTGGCGGCAGAGCCAGGGCACCGCCGTGGGCGGACAGCCACTTCTCCCTCCCTGCAGAGGATAAGTTTGGGAGGGACTCTCTCCCTGGAGTTTCTTCCTAGGTTACAAACAGCATTGCAAAAACATACTAGGttttacaataatttgttaaaacacgaaataaaaacttaaatattatttCCCAAAACAATGACCCCTTTCACTCTATATTACGAAAATAAGTTTCATTTTTGGTACCTAGAACACAGAACTAGCATGAGGAAACCGCTGAACTTCTGTTTTATTGTAAAAGAAGATTCTGCTCCGATGTCCAGCTTTCTGGACCCACTCTCTCTCTCAGAAACACTGGCTTTCCCTTCCTATCTTACTTCTCCATCAGCTGCTGAAATGCATTTTCCCTTCTCCTCACAAACGCCGTTGTCCTGGGGCAGCCATGCCCACACCCCCGTTGCTTCCTGGGCCTGCTCTGTGGCTATAAAGGGAAAGAACACCCCTGCCTGTGGGGGTGACTGACGTCCAGCCTCCAGCTGCAGCTGAGCGGCCATGGGACCTGCAGGAAAGAAGGCCGTGTACTTCCCACAGGCGACTCTTCCACCTCAGCTCAACCACAGCCACCTCCTGAGCTCATAAAGCTGAGGTTCTGGCCCTCCCCAGTGCTCCTGACACACCCAGACTCTACAGACACCCGGCCAGGGGCACCGGGCCTTGTCCCAAAGCTGGGGCCACTCGATGAGGCTTCATCCTCTCCTGTTGCTTCTCCAGGTACCCAGAGAGTGAGCGGCTCCACGCAGGACTGTGCACGGTGGCCGACACCCGCAGGGACGCCCGCCGGACGAGCACGCGGAGGGCCCTCGCCTCCACGGatgcgccatgctggtgtgcGGAGCATCTGTTCTTCCACTCTTTGCAGGTGCTCCTCCTGGGGAGTTTCCTGTCTGACAAATGCCGGGCTCACTTCAAGGAGAATCAGGCTTCTTTCTAAAGATGGATTCACTGTTTAAAACAGAGCTCTGGGAGGCTTTTGGCAAATCTTGAAAGCCACACGGTGCAGAGACATGGATGTGACTTCCCAAGCCCGGGGCGTGGGCCTGGAGATGTACCCGGGCACCGCGCAGCCTGCGGCCCCCAACACCACCTCCCCTGGGCTCAACCTGTCCCACCCGCTCCTGGGCACCGCCCTGGCCAATGGGACGGGCGAGCTCTCGGAGCACCAGCAGTACGTGATTGGCCTGTTCCTCTCGTGCCTCTACACCATCTTCCTCTTCCCCATCGGCTTTGTGGGCAACATCCTGATCCTGGTGGTGAACATCAGCTTCCGCGAGAAGATGACCATCCCCGACCTGTACTTCATCAACCTGGCGGTGGCGGACCTCATCCTGGTGGCCGACTCCCTCATCGAGGTGTTCAACCTGCACGAGCGGTACTACGACATCGCCGTCCTGTGCACCTTCATGTCGCTCTTCCTGCAGGTCAACATGTACAGCAGCGTCTTCTTCCTCACCTGGATGAGCTTCGACCGCTACATCGCCCTGGCCAGGGCCATGCGCTGCAGCCTGTTCCGCACcaagcaccacgcccggctgagcTGCGGCCTCATCTGGATGGCATCCGTGTCGGCCACGCTGGTGCCCTTCACCGCCGTGCACCTGCAGCACACCGACGAGGCCTGCTTCTGCTTCGCGGACGTCCGGGAGGTGCAGTGGCTCGAGGTCACGCTGGGCTTCATCGTGCCCTTCGCCATCATTGGCCTGTGCTACTCCCTCATCATCCGGGTGCTGGTCAGGGCGCACCGGCACCGTGGGCTGCGGCCCCGGCGGCAGAAGGCGCTCCGCATGATCCTCGCGGTGGTACTGGTCTTCTTCGTCTGCTGGCTGCCGGAGAACGTCTTCATCAGCGTGCACCTCCTGCAGCGGACGCAGCCTGGGGCCGCTCCCTGCAAGCAGTCTTTCCGCCATGCCCACCCCCTCACGGGCCACATTGTCAACCTCGCCGCGTTCTCCAACAGCTGCCTAAACCCCCTCATCTACAGCTTTCTCGGGGAGACCTTCAGGGACAAGCTGAGGCTGTACATTGAGCAGAAAACAAATTTGCCGGCCCTGAACCGCTTCTGTCATGCTGCCCTGAAGGCCGTCATTCCGGACAGCACCGAGCAGTCGGACGTGAGGTTCAGCAGTGCCGTGTAGACAGCCTTGGCCGCAGAGGCACAGCCAGAGTGTGACTTGGGAGCTGCACGCACCTGGGTGGACACAAGGCACGGCCATGTCATGTCTCTAAACTGCGGTCAGATGTGGCTTCCGGCTCCTCGGGGCCTCGCGAGGGTCACACTT
This DNA window, taken from Pongo pygmaeus isolate AG05252 chromosome 6, NHGRI_mPonPyg2-v2.0_pri, whole genome shotgun sequence, encodes the following:
- the GPER1 gene encoding G-protein coupled estrogen receptor 1; translated protein: MDVTSQARGVGLEMYPGTAQPAAPNTTSPGLNLSHPLLGTALANGTGELSEHQQYVIGLFLSCLYTIFLFPIGFVGNILILVVNISFREKMTIPDLYFINLAVADLILVADSLIEVFNLHERYYDIAVLCTFMSLFLQVNMYSSVFFLTWMSFDRYIALARAMRCSLFRTKHHARLSCGLIWMASVSATLVPFTAVHLQHTDEACFCFADVREVQWLEVTLGFIVPFAIIGLCYSLIIRVLVRAHRHRGLRPRRQKALRMILAVVLVFFVCWLPENVFISVHLLQRTQPGAAPCKQSFRHAHPLTGHIVNLAAFSNSCLNPLIYSFLGETFRDKLRLYIEQKTNLPALNRFCHAALKAVIPDSTEQSDVRFSSAV